GAAGAACCCCGGCATGGTGCGCGTGATGGTCGGCGACGCGCTGGTGTTCGAGCACGAGCGCCTGACCACACGCATGAACCAGTTTTTTGACCGCGTGGAATCGCAGCTGCGCCAGAGCCTGCGCGCCGCGGCCGATGCCGCCGGCTCCGCCACGCCCACGGTCGACGCCCAGGTGGCCGCCTCGGGCCTGGCCGCACTGCTGGTCGGCCGGCTGCAGCGCTATGCCCGCTCGGGCTTCCGGCGCAGCCCCACCGAGCACCTCGAGCCGCTGCTGGCGCGCCTGACCGCGCTCTGAATGCCCGCCCGCCTGCCGCACGCCTGCCCCCCGGTGGGCTGCCCAGGCCTTGGCGGTGGCCCGGCGCGCTGGGGTCGGCCCTGCGCATGACGGCCTGCCACACCCTGCCCGGTGGTGCCCGGCTGCAGCTGCTGGCGCACAAGGCGGCCTTCGATCCCGCGCTGGGCCTGCTGCTGGTGGCCGATGCGCACCTGGGCAAGGCGGTGTCGTTCCGGCGCCTGGGTGTGCCGGTGCCGGCCGGCACCACGCTGGCGGCGCTGGGCCGGCTGGATGCCATGCTGGCCGCCACCGGGGCGCGCGAGATCGTGTTTCTGGGCGATCTGCTGCACTCGGTGCGGGCGCTGGCGCCAGGCACGCTGGCCGAGGTGCAGCGCTGGCGCGATCGGCATCCGGCCCTGGTGCTGACGCTGGTGCGCGGCAACCACGATGCCCATGCCGGCGATCCGCCGCCCGGGCTGGGCGTGCAGTGCCACGACGGCCCGCTGCACCGCGGCCCCTGGGCGCTGGTGCACGAGCCGCAGGCCGTGGACGGCGCCTATGCGCTGGCCGGCCATGTGCACCCCGGCGTGGTGCTGGCCGGGCGGGCGCGCCAGAGCCTGCGCCTGCCCTGCTTCCACTTCGGGCGGCAGTGCGCGGTGCTGCCGGCCTTTGGCGAGTTCACCGGCCTGCATGTGCTGCCGCGCGGCCCGGGCGATGCGGTGTACGCCGTGGCCGAGGATCGCGTGATGGCGCTGGCTACACTGCCCGCATGACCGTGTCTGCCCCCTCCCTGGACGCGCTGCTGCAGCGCGCCGACCAGCTTCTCGCGCGCCTGGAAGGCGTGCTGCCGCATCCGTTGGCCGCGCCCGACTGGGGCGCCTCGATCGCCTACCGTTACCGCAAGCGCGGTGCCTCGGGCCTGCTGCAGCCGGTGCGCCAGGTGGCCGGCATCCGGTTGAAGGATCTGCAGGAGGTGGACGGCCAGAAGGAGCGCCTGCTGCGCAACACCGCGCAGTTCGTGGCCGGCCAGCCGGCCAACAACGTGCTGCTCACCGGCGCGCGCGGCACCGGCAAGAGCAGCCTGATCAAGGCCTGCCTGAACGAGTTTGCCGACCGTGGCCTGCGCCTGATCGAGGTCGACAAGGCC
This portion of the Aquabacterium sp. OR-4 genome encodes:
- the pdeM gene encoding ligase-associated DNA damage response endonuclease PdeM; this encodes MTACHTLPGGARLQLLAHKAAFDPALGLLLVADAHLGKAVSFRRLGVPVPAGTTLAALGRLDAMLAATGAREIVFLGDLLHSVRALAPGTLAEVQRWRDRHPALVLTLVRGNHDAHAGDPPPGLGVQCHDGPLHRGPWALVHEPQAVDGAYALAGHVHPGVVLAGRARQSLRLPCFHFGRQCAVLPAFGEFTGLHVLPRGPGDAVYAVAEDRVMALATLPA